CCGCGGCGCACGAATCCCGAATCCCCACTCCCGAATCCCCGCCCCACCGCCCGATGCCCTCGACGCCCCTGATCACCAACGACATCGTCATCTTCGGCCTGATCGCCGCCACCCTGGGGGCGGTGTTCTGGACCGCGGCGCGGCCGTCGGGATTCTGGAAGCGCTTCTACGGCTTCGTGCCGGCGCTGTTGCTGTGCTATCTGATTCCGGGCATCTACAACACCGTCGGCCTGATCGACGGACAACACAATTCGCTCTACAACCCGGTCGCGCGCGACGTGCTGCTGCCGGCGGCGCTCGTCCTGCTTACCCTCACCGTCGATCTCAAGGGCATCCTGCGGCTGGGGCCCAAATTGGTGGCGATGTACCTGGGCGCGTCCTTCAGCATCATGCTGGGCGCGGTGGTGGCGTTCCAGATCATGAAGTGGCTGCACCCGGTCACCGTGGCCGGCGACACCTGGGCCGGCATGGCGGCGCTGGCCGGCAGTTGGATCGGCGGTGGCGCCAACATGCTGGCGATGCGCGAGGTGTTTCAGGTCGATGCCACCACCTTCGGCCAGTTCGCAGTGGTCGACGTCGGCGTCGGCTACGTGTGGATGGCGCTACTGATCTTCCTGGCACAGCGTGCGCCGGCCATCGACGCGCGCACGGGCGCCGATACCCGCGGCATCGACGACCTCAAGCAGCGTATCGCCCACTTCCAGGCCCAGCACGAACGCGTGGCCAGCCTCACCGACCTGATGCTGATCGTCGGCGTGGCCTTCGGCGCGGTCGGCCTGGCGCATGCGATCGCCACCCCCACGGCGGCGTGGTTCGACGCGAACGTCAGCTGGGCCAAGCAGTTCAGCCTCGGCTCGCCATTCGTGTGGGTGGTGGTGCTGGCCACCACCTTCGGCCTGCTGCTCAGCTTCACCCGCGCGCGCACCCTCGAGGGCGCCGGCGCCTCGCGCATCGGCACGCTGCTGCTGTACTTCCTGATCGCCTGCATCGGCATGCAGATGGACCTGCTGGCGCTGTTCGACCGCCCCTGGATCTTCGCGCTCGGCCTGATCTGGCTCATCGTGCACGTCCTGCTGTTGCTGGCGCTGGGCAAGCTGCTGCGGGTGCCGTTCTTCTATTTCGCGATCGGCTCGCAGAGCAACGTCGGCGGCCCGGCCTCGGCGCCGGTGGTGGCGGCCGCGTTCCATCCGGCGCTGGCCCCGGTCGGCGTGCTGCTGGGCACGATGGGCTATGCCACCGGCACCTATCTGGCCTACGTGGTCGGCATCGTGCTGCGCGCGATGGCCGGCGCCGGCTGAGTCACGCGGGCGCGCCACCGCAGGAGGTAAGCGTTCGCGCCGACCGCTTCAGGCAAGCGTTGCGCTGGGGTTCCGCGTGCTGCGCCTCGCACCTCCAAGGCTTCCTGTCGGATGACCTTGGCTCGCAGCACGCCTGTCGCTTTCGCCGTCCTGGTCTGATTCGGCAGGCGCCCTCGCGGACGCCTGCCATGACCGAGCCCGTGGCGGCGACTACTGCATCGCCACGCTGCGCTGCCGTTCTTCCTGCTGTTGCGGCGGCGCCTGCAGGTTCTGCTGCTGCAACTGGCCGACGTTGGCCTGCGACGGCTCGTGGGCCGCGGCGGCGGTCTGCACCTGGCTGCGCAGGTGCGCCGGGTTTTCCGGCTGCCCCTGGACCGCGAACAGGCGGTCGCCATCGCGGCTCGGCAGCACCTGGTCGATGCGTTGCAGGCCGTCCTGGCCGGCACGCGCGGCCACGCTGGCAGCGGTGTTGAGGAAGGCCGCATCGTCGTGCAGGCCGAGCCGGTCGCGCTGCCCGTCCAGTTGCACCACTGCGTCGTTGAACAGGCGGCTGCCGGTCGACAGGCCGGCCGATTGCGCTTGCCCCTGGCTTTGCGCCTGCAGGTCCTCGGCCTTCATCACCGAGTCGATGCCGTGCAGGTCCAGGCGATGCTTGAGCATCATGCCGGGGACCAGGCGCTGGCCGAACGACAGCGGGTCCGGTTCCGGCAACTGGATCTGGTGGCCGGCGGCGTCGGGCATCAGGCCGCGGGTGAGCAGGTTGTCCTCCTGCAGATAGGTCAGCAGTTCGTTCTTGACGTGATAGCCGCGGATCAGGCCGTCGGCGGCATAGGCCTTGGCGGCGTCTGCGTCCAGGCCTTCGCGCTCCAGGGTCTTGTTGTTGACCCCGGCGGCATTGAAGGTCACCGCGGGCACGTCGTTGACCATCGACGAGGCCGCGGCCAGGCCGCCGCCCAGCGAGTGCCCGGAGATCAGCAGATTGTCGCCGAAGGCCTGTTTGGCCTGGCTGCCGAGCTGGATCGCCGAGGCGTACTGCGCGTCGGAGAAGCCCAGGCCCTGGCCGATGTTGTGCTTCCAATCCTTCAGTTCGTCGGTGCCGCAGAACCCCAGCACCACGTTGCCCTGTGGGTTGCGGTAGAACGCGGCGTCGAAGCCGCTCTTGGCGTCGTGCTGCAGGCTGGGGTCGATGCCGGCGCGCTGCAGCGCGGCGTCGTCCATCCGCGTCCAGCCATCGGGCAAGGCGGCGAAGGTCTCGGCGCCGCCGGCGCGGCGCTCGGCGGCGGTGTGGTAGAGGTCCTGCAGCAGTGGCGGCAGCTGCCGGTCCACGGCCTGCGGCTGCTGGCCGCGGACGGCGTCGGAGAAGGAGGTGGACGGATCGGACGGGGAAAGCTCGTTCTGGTTCATGCGCGGCTCCGTGCGAATGTGGCGACCGACCGCGTCAGCGGCTCGCTTCCAACGGGATGGCGTGGGCGCTCAGCCAGGCGCGCACGTCGTTGCGGACCTGCTGCGCGTTGGCGTTGAGCAGGCGCTCTGGCGTGTTGAAGAAATACGCCTGGAAGGTCTTGCCCTGGGCGTTGCGCAGGCTCGGATCGACCCCGGCCTGCAGCAGCTTGGGCACCCACGGGTTGCCGGCGCTGCTCTGCGCGGCCAGATGCAGCAACGAGTTGCCGGTGGCGTCGACCCGTTTCGGATCGGCGCCGGCCTTGAGCAGCATTTCGATCTGCGCGTCGCGCTTGCTCTGCACGGCGCGGAACAGCGGCGTCCAGTTCGCGCGCGCACTCACCGGGTCGACCGGGGCGCCATGCTGCAGCAGGATCTGCAGGTATTGCGGATCCTTGGCCATGGCCGCCATGTGCACCACGGTTTCCTGGTCCATGCCCGGCAGCGACGGGTCGGCACCGGCGTCGAGCAGCGCCGCCAGCGCGCGCGGTTGCTCGTTCCAGATCGCCCATTCGAGCAGGGTGACGTTCTGGTCGCCGTGCGCGGACAGGTCCGTGCTCGGCGCCAGGGCGGCGATGCGGGCGGCGTCGCCGCGCGCGATGGCAGCGGCGATGTCGGCGAGTGCGGGGTCGCGGAACGCGACGGAATGATCCTGCAGCGAGGCTGACATGGCGGAATGCTCCTTGGCGCCGGACTGTGCGGCGCAACTGACCGAGAAGAACAGCGAGGTCGCGAGTGCGATCAGGGCGGGGACGGGCGTACGCATGCAAGGCTCCTTTCCTGTTCGCGGTCCTGGGATGACGGCGCACGTCCTGGCGCCGCTGTCGATCCTAGCAGTGGTTTGCCGGAGTTTCGCGGCAGTTTTGTGACGTTGTCTGCGGATCTTGGGCGGTGTTCCGTTCGGTGCCGGGTGGTTTAACCGGAAACAAACGCTTGCCAGTCCGAATGTCGCCACGGCAGCGTTGCCGTCGCGAACGGGCAGGGCGTACAGGCGCCGCCAATGCGCACACGCGCGTGCGCCTGCGTCCCCGCGTCGCGCGCGTACGTGGTCGGCCTGTGTGCCGCCGCTGTCGACGCCGCACAGGCGAGGGACATGCGCACGGCGGCATAATGGCGGTTTTCCCCAAGGAGCGCGCGATGACGGCGACCCCCTTCGACCTGTTGATCAGCGATTGCGACGGCGTGCTCGTCGACAGCGAAGTGCTGGCCGACCGGGTGATGCTCGATGCGCTGGGCGCCTATGTGCCGCGGGTCGAACTGGAACAGTTTCTCGCCGGCAGCTTCGGCCTCACCGCGCAGGAGATCGTGCAACGCGTGCAACGGCAGTACGCGCTGGACCTGCCGCCTGGGTTGTGCCAGGAGATCCGCACGCGCTCCGAAGCGCTGATCGCGGCCGAAGTGCAGCCGATCGACGGCGTGCGCGAGGCCTTGCTGGCGTTGCCACTGCCGCTGGCCGTCGCCTCCAACAGCATGTGCGAGAGCGTGGTCGCCTCGGTGGCGCGCGCCGGCCTGGCCGATCACGTGGGCGAGCGCATCTTCAGCGCGGACATGGTGGCGCGGCCCAAGCCCGCGCCGGACGTGTATCTGCTGGCGGCGAATACGCTGGGCGTTGCGCCGGAACGCTGCCTGGTGATCGAGGACAGCGCCACCGGCGCGAGCGCCGCGCTGGCCGCGGGCATGACCGTGATCGGCTTTACCGGCGCCGCGCACATTCCCGCCGGGCACGCCGCGACCCTGCGCCAGCTCGGCGTGGCCGCGGTGATGGAACACATGCGCGAGTTGCCGCAGACCTATGCGGCATTGGCGCGTGACGCGGCGGCTTGAAGAGCTGGGATTGGGGAATCGGGATTGGGGATTGGGAGCAGCCTCGCGAGTGCATGGCATCCGCGTGCTTTTCCGTAGGAGCGGCTTCAGCCGCGACGCGCTATCGGTAAGGCCTCGCGGCTGAAGCCGCTCCTACAACAGCAACGCGGCGATGCCATTGCCGGGCATCGCCGCGTTCAGAACGAGAGCCGCCGTGTGATCCGGTCGAATGGTCAGGCGCCCTCAGGCGCCCCGCCACCAATCCCCAATCCCGACTCCCCAATCCCAGCCTTTCAACAACAGCGAAACCCGCTCTTGCCGCCATACCGCGCTTCCTGGCGCTCGCGGAAGAAGGTCTTGTAGTCCATCGGCTCGCGGTCCGGGTGCTTTTCCAGCATGTGCCGCACGTAGTTGTCGTAGTCGGGGATGCCGCAGCACAGCCGCGCGGTCTGCACCAGGCGCCGCCACAGCCGGCGGTGCGCCTGGTACTGGCCGACCGGAACCAGTGCGCCACCCATTACAGGTCCGCCATCTGGTGCGGCTGCAGGGCCACGTACGCGGTCTCGCGGTCGCTGCGCTGCGGAGTGCGGCGGGCGACGAGGATGGTCTTGATCGCGTACACCAGCACCGCGAACACCACGCACAGGAACAGCACGGTCAGCCCGGTGTTGACGTAGGCGTTGGTGACGATCTGCTGCATCTGCGCCACCGACTTGGCCGGTGCGGTGACGGTGCCGCTGGCGATGGCGTCCTGGAACTTGTGCGCCTGCGCCAGGAAGCCCTGCGAGGGGTTGGCGTCGAAGATCTTGATCAGGCCGGCATAGGTGGTGCAGATCAGCAGCCACACCGCCGGCACCGCGGTCACCCACGCGTAGCGGTCGCGCTTCATCTTGAACAGCACCACCGTGCCCAGCATCAGCGCGATGCCGGCCAGCATCTGGTTGGAGATGCCGAACAGCGGCCACAGCGTCTGGATGCCGCCGAACGGATCGACCACGCCGGTGTACAGCAGGTAGCCCCACAGCGCCACGCAGCCGGCGGTGCCGATGATGTTGGCGGTCCACGACTCGGTCTTCTTCAACGCGGGGATGAAGTTGCCGAGCAGGTCCTGCAGCATGAAGCGGCCGGCGCGGGTGCCGGCATCCACCGCGGTGAGGATGAACAGCGCCTCGAACAGGATTGCGAAGTGGTACCAGAAGGCCATCATCGCGTCGCTGCTGTTGGGGATGGCCTGGTGCAGGATCTGCGCGATGCCCACCGCCAGCGTCGGCGCGCCGCCGGCGCGATGCAGGATGGTCGGTTCGCCGATCGCCGCGGCGGTGGCGGTCAGTTGCTCCGGCGTGATGGCGAAGCCCCAGGTGGTGCTGATGTGGTGCGCGGCGGCGGCGACGTCGGCGCCGATCACCGCGGCCGGGCTGTTCATCGCGAAGTACACGCCCGGGTCGATGATCGAGGCCGCCACCAGCGCCATCACCGCCACGAACGATTCCATCAGCATGCCGCCGTAGCCGATGTAGCGCATGTGCGACTCGTTGGCGAGCAGCTTGGGCGTGGTGCCCGAGGAGATCAGCGCGTGGAAGCCGGACACCGCGCCGCAGGCGATGGTGATGAACAGGAACGGGAACAGGCCGCCCTTCCACACCGGGCCGTCGCCGCTGGCGGCGAACTGGGTCAGCGCCGGCATCTTCAGTTCCGGCATCACCACCAAGATGCCGATCGCCAGGGCGATGATGGTGCCGATCTTGAGGAAGGTGGACAGGTAGTCGCGCGGCGCCAGCAGCAGCCACACCGGCAGCACCGAGGCGACGAAGCCGTAGCCGATCAGCATCCAGGTGATCTGCGTGCCGGTGAAGGTGAAGGCCGGGCCCCAGGTGGGATCGGCGGCGACCTTGCCGCCGAACCAGATCGCCGCCAGCAGCAGGATCAGCCCGACCACCGAGATCTCGCCGATCTTGCCGGGGCGGATGTAGCGCATGTACACGCCCATCAGGATCGCGATGGGCATGGTCGCGATCACCGTGAACATGCCCCAGGGGCTTTCCGCCAGCGCCTTGACCACCACCATCGCCAGCACCGCCAGGATGATGATCATGATCAGGAACGCGCCGAACAGCGCGATGGTGCCGGGCACCTGGCCCATTTCCTCGCGCACCAGGTCGCCGAGCGAGCGGCCGTTGCGGCGGCTGGACAGGAACAGCACCATGAAGTCCTGCACCGCACCGGCGACCACCACGCCGACCACCAGCCACAGCAGGCCGGGCAGGTAGCCCATCTGCGCGGCCAGCACCGGCCCGACCAGCGGCCCGGCGCCGGCGATGGCGGCGAAGTGGTGGCCGAACAGCACGTGCTTGTTGGTCGGCACGTAGTCCAGGCCGTCGTTGTTGAGCACGGCCGGCGTGGCCCGGGTGGGGTCGAGCTGCATCACCTTGTCGGCGATGAACAGGCTGTAGAAGCGATAGGCGATCAGGTAGATCGACACCGCGGCCACCACGATCCACAGCGCATTGATGTGTTCGCCGCGGCGCAGGGCGATGGTGCCGAGGCAGAACGCCGCCAGGATGGCGAGTGCGGCCCAGGCCAGCTTGGAAAACCCTTTCATGCAGAACGCTCCCCCAAAGATTGCCGCAAGGGTCGCCCCGATGGCCTGGAGGGTCAATGGCGGGGGCGGCCAGGGGCCTAGTACTTTGGTCGTAGAAGAAGCCCCTCTCCCTCGGGGAGAGGGGTTGGGGTGAGGGTACGGGGCGAAGCCCTCGCGAATCCAGCCTGGGCTTTCGGACGCTGCACGAGGCTGCATCCGTACCCTCATCCGCCCCTTCGGGGCACCTTCTCCCGGGGGGAGAAGGGATGTCATGGCTTCGAATAGATAAGGAGCCGTCGAAGCGCGCTTTAGCCCCTCTCCCTCCGGGAGAGGGGTTGCGGTGAGGGTCCGGGGCGAAGCCCTCGCGAATCCAGCCTGGGCTTTCGGACGCTGCATGAGGCTGCGCCCGTACCCTCATCCGCCCCTTCGGGGCACCTTCTCCCGAGGGGAGAAGGGCAGTCATGGCTTCGAATAGATAAGGAGCCGTCGCATCGCGCTTTAGCCCCTCTCCCTCCGGGAGAGGGGTTGGGGTGAGGGTCCGGAGCGAAGCCCTCGCGAATCCAGCCTGGGCTTTCGGACGCTGCACGAGGCTGCGCCCGTACCCTCATCCGCCCCTTCGGGGCACCTTCTCCCGAGGGGAGAAGGGAGGGCATGGCTTCGAATAGATAATGAGCCGTCGAAGCGCGCTTTAGCCCTCTCCCTCCGGGAGAGGGGTTGGGGTGAGGGTCCGGAGCGAAGCCCTCGCAAAGTCACCCCGTGCTGTCGGAATGTGCGGCTTCCAACCGTGGGTGAACCTGCCGGCGCGCGACAAGATGACCGCGACGCGCTACCAGGAGTTCGCGCCCGAACGCATCCGGTGGCGCAGCCAGCGCCGGTTGCCGGCGCAGACGCTGGCGGTGCTCGGCGGCGGCGACCTGCTGCAACTGCAGGCCGGTGCGCAGGGCGCGCGCCTTCTCTGCGGCGTCGTGCCGTCCGTCGCAGGAGCGGCTTCAGCCGCAACGGGCGTTCCCGGAAACATCTGTCGCGGCTGAAACCGCTCCTACGTCATGTCTCGAACCTGCGGGCTTCAGCGCTCCAACGCCAGGCTCGACTGGCGCATGTCCAGGCCCTGCACCAGCGACTGCAGGGTCTGCAGTTCCTGGGCGTCGGCGGCATCGATCCACACCTGTGCGTACTGGTCCTTCTTCAGTTCCGCAACCGTGATGCGGCGTGTGGCCTGGTTCGGCAACTCGACGCCGCCCACATCCGGCCGGTACCAATACACCGCTTCGCCGGCGATGGCGCCCTTTTCCTCGCGCAGCGTGCGCTGCAGCGGAATGTTCGGGTCGCGCGCGGTGAGCATCATGCCCAGCACCTGACGTCCGTCGGCATCGCTGGCGCGGCAGACGATGAAGCCCTTGTCGCTGCGCTCGCTCCATTGCAGCTTGCTCTGCGGCGGCAGCGGTGGGCAGTTCTGTGCCTGCTGCGCGGTGGCGGCAGCGGCGGGCAACGCCGCCGCAGCGGTCAGCAGCGCCTTGCGCAAGAGTGTCTTCATTCGCGATGTTCCCCATACGCCGCGATGCGACGCGTTCGTTCCATACGCACGCCTGCGGCGTCGTCTGCGGGAGCGCCCATCCTGTGCGGGATCCCGGCAGTGCATCCCCCGACGCAGTGCGTGTCCCGTGTGCGGCCACGCGCACGCGGCCGCGCCTGCACCATAGCCCAGCGTGGCCGCGCTGACAATTGGGATGCGGATTCCGGAATATCCGTACGCGTGGTATGGCATGGCAGCACCCGCCCGGCTGCGCCGCCACGCAGGTCGTTACGGGGCGGCGGCGACGGTGACAGGGGCGCAAGAGGGGGCGAGCGGCCGCTCAGACCGCTCGCCCTGTCCGCCCGATGTGGCGGCGACCGGTGTGTCAGCGGCCCGGTTCGGGCAACGGGATGAATTCCTGGTCGTCGCCCGGGATCGTCCCGAAGCGGCCCTCGCGCCAGTCCTGCTTGGCCTGCTCGATGCGTTCCACCGAACTGGAGACGAAGTTCCACCACAGGTGGCGCGGGCCATCCAGCGGTTCGCCGCCCATCAGCATCGCCTTGAGCGGGGTCTTGGCGCGCAGCCGCCCGCGCGCGCCCGGCTCGGGCAGGACCAGGTGCCGCGCCGGGATGTCCACGCCGTCCAGCTGCGCATCGCCCTCCAGGATGTACAGCGAGCGCTCGGCGTGCCGGGCATCCAGGTCGAGTTCCGCGTCCGCCTCCAGGTCCAGGGCCACGTTGAGGGTGTCGGCGAACACCGTCACCGGCGATTCCTCGCCGTAGGCGCGGCCGGCGATCACCCGCAGCCACACGCCGTCGAGGCGCTGCTGCGGCAGGCTGGCGGCGGCATGGTGGTAGAACGCGGGTGCGGTCTCTTCCGCCGATTTCGGCAGCGCCACCCAGGTCTGCATGCCGTGCAGCGGGTGCGCGTGCTCGCGCAACGCGGTCGGCGTACGTTCGGAGTGGGAGATGCCGCGGCCGGCGGTCATCCAGTTGACGTCGCCGGCGCGGATCACCTGGTCCGAGCCGAGCGAATCGCGGTGGCCGATCTCGCCGGACCACAGGAAGGTGACCGTGGCCAGGCCGATGTGCGGATGCGGGCGCACGTCCACGCCATGGCCCGGCTCGAACACCGCCGGCCCCATGTGGTCGATGAAGACGAACGGGCCGACGCTGCGCGCCTGCACGCTGGGAACGGCGCGACGCACTTCGAAGCCGCCGATATCGTGGACGCGGGGGGCGATGAGGGTGGGCATGCGGACGCTCGCAGTCGAAAAACGGAAGCGAAGCTTCGCATGCGCGGACGGTCGCGGTGCGGCGCCATGGCAAGACGGACTGTCCCGCATGCGGTCATGCGCGGCGGGCCGAGCCGCGACGCGTTCGCGCCATGTCGCGCGGTGATGCCGGCGTGCCGGAATCGCATAGTGCGAAGTGCGTGCGCTTCTTGTCTGCGACGTGGCGGCGGGCCTGTGCATCATCGGCGCCGCATCGCGGCCGGTCGCACGCGCGAGCGCATGGCGGGTGGCGCAGCATCGATCCTTCGATGATCTGCGCAGCCGCCGGCCACCGCGTCTGGTTCAGAACAGCGACGGGGTTTCCACGGCCGGCGCCGGCATCTCGCCGCGGCGCGAGGCCAGCCGGTCGGCCAGCCGGGTCGGTTCCGGCAGGCGATAGCCGCGCAGGTAGCGCTGGGTCCAGTGCAGCGCGCTGTCCACCGCCACGCGGTGCCCGGGCGAGACGATCAGCGGATTGCAACGCAGCTTGCTGCGCAGCGCCCAGCCGACCACCTCGCCGCGATGCACGATGGGGCTGTGGTCGCCGGCTTGCGGACCGGGTTCGTCGAAGCGGCCGGCCAGCAGGGTCTTGGCCACGCCGATGCTGGGCAGCCCGGTCACCACGCCGAAGTGCGCGGCGATGCCGAGCCGGCGCGGATGCGCGATGCCCTGGCCATCGACGAACACCAGGTCCGGGCGCTGCCGCAGCAGGTCCAATGCGGCCAGCAGCGCCGGCAGTTCGCGGAAGCTGAGCAGGCCGGGCACGTAGGCCATCGAGGTAGGCACGCGGGCGATCTCGGCCTGCTGCAACTGCAGGGTCTGCGCATCGAGCAGCACCGCCGCGGCGCGGGTGACCTGGCCATCGTCCTCGAAGCCGACATCGAAGCCGGCCAGCCAGCGCGGCGGGTCGGGCACCTCGTCCTGCAGGCTGACCTGGTGCGCCAGCGTCGCCTGCAGCGCGCGCGCCTGCACGATGCTGCCGTCCCAGTCGCCGAACACGGGGTGCGAGGAAGGTTCCATGCGCTGATGATCGCGCCGTGTTCGTGGTTGGCGTGTGGAGGGGCGGGAATCGGGAATCGCGACGGCTTGGTTCTCCAGCAAGCCGAACGGCCAAGCGCCGCCTGCTGGTCAGAGCCGCACGGAAGTCCGCTTCAACGATTCCCCATTCCCGATTCCCCATTCCCAGCCAAGAGCTACAATCCAGGGCTGCACCATCCACGCATCCCCCAACGGAGACCGTCGCAGTGACCCGCAAACTCGTACTGTTGCGCCATGGCCAGAGCCAGTGGAACCTGGATAACCGCTTCACCGGCTGGGTCGATGTCGACCTGACCGAGCAGGGCCGCCAGGAAGCCGTGGCTGCCGGCCGGCTGATGCGCGAGGAGGGCCTGCAGTTCGACGTCGCCCATACCTCGGTGCTCAAGCGCGCCATCCACACCCTGCAGGGCGCGCTGAAGGAACTGGACCAGGATTGGCTGCCGGTGCACAAGAGCTGGCGTCTCAACGAGCGCCACTACGGCGGCCTGCAGGGCCTGGACAAGGCCGAGACCGCGGCCAAGCACGGCGAGGACCAGGTCAAGATCTGGCGCCGCTCCTACGACATCCCGCCGCCGCCGATGGATGCCGAGGATCCGGGCCATCCGCTGCACGACCGCCGCTACGCCACCCTGGACCGCAATGCGCTGCCTGCCACCGAGTCGCTGGCGACCACGCTCGAGCGCGTGCTGCCGTACTGGCACGACGCCATCGCGCCGCAGCTCAAGGCCGGGCAGACCGTGCTGGTCACCGCCCACGGCAATTCGCTGCGCGCGCTGTACAAATATTTGAACGACGTGTCGCGCGAAGAGATCCTCGAACTCAACATCCCCACCGGCATCCCGCTGCTGTTCGAACTGGACGACAGCCTGCAGGTGCAGTCCTACCGCTACCTGGGCGATCCGGAAGCGGCGAAGAAGGCCGCCGAGGCGGTGGCCAACCAGGGCAAGGCGAAGTAAGCGCCAGGAGCGGCGCGCAACCGGCAGGAGGACGCGATGGGTGGATTCAGCATCTGGCACTGGTTGGTGCTGATGGTCATGCTCGGCATTCCGCTGCTGATCGGCGTGGTGGTGTGGATGGCGATCCGCGCGCAGCGGCGCCGGCCGGCGGCCGTGGCGGCGCCGCCGTTGCCGCCTGCCGCCTCGGTGGAGCAGCGCCTGCGCGCGCTGGAACAGTTGAAAGCGCAGGGACTGATCGACGCGGCCGAGTACGCACGCCGGCGCGAGCAGATCCTGGCCGCGCTGTGAGGGCATGACCCAGCGGCAGGCGGCGCATC
This genomic stretch from Xanthomonas sacchari harbors:
- a CDS encoding HAD-IA family hydrolase, yielding MTATPFDLLISDCDGVLVDSEVLADRVMLDALGAYVPRVELEQFLAGSFGLTAQEIVQRVQRQYALDLPPGLCQEIRTRSEALIAAEVQPIDGVREALLALPLPLAVASNSMCESVVASVARAGLADHVGERIFSADMVARPKPAPDVYLLAANTLGVAPERCLVIEDSATGASAALAAGMTVIGFTGAAHIPAGHAATLRQLGVAAVMEHMRELPQTYAALARDAAA
- a CDS encoding YbdD/YjiX family protein, producing the protein MGGALVPVGQYQAHRRLWRRLVQTARLCCGIPDYDNYVRHMLEKHPDREPMDYKTFFRERQEARYGGKSGFRCC
- the nfi gene encoding deoxyribonuclease V (cleaves DNA at apurinic or apyrimidinic sites) — encoded protein: MEPSSHPVFGDWDGSIVQARALQATLAHQVSLQDEVPDPPRWLAGFDVGFEDDGQVTRAAAVLLDAQTLQLQQAEIARVPTSMAYVPGLLSFRELPALLAALDLLRQRPDLVFVDGQGIAHPRRLGIAAHFGVVTGLPSIGVAKTLLAGRFDEPGPQAGDHSPIVHRGEVVGWALRSKLRCNPLIVSPGHRVAVDSALHWTQRYLRGYRLPEPTRLADRLASRRGEMPAPAVETPSLF
- the gpmA gene encoding 2,3-diphosphoglycerate-dependent phosphoglycerate mutase — its product is MTRKLVLLRHGQSQWNLDNRFTGWVDVDLTEQGRQEAVAAGRLMREEGLQFDVAHTSVLKRAIHTLQGALKELDQDWLPVHKSWRLNERHYGGLQGLDKAETAAKHGEDQVKIWRRSYDIPPPPMDAEDPGHPLHDRRYATLDRNALPATESLATTLERVLPYWHDAIAPQLKAGQTVLVTAHGNSLRALYKYLNDVSREEILELNIPTGIPLLFELDDSLQVQSYRYLGDPEAAKKAAEAVANQGKAK
- a CDS encoding pirin family protein, whose amino-acid sequence is MPTLIAPRVHDIGGFEVRRAVPSVQARSVGPFVFIDHMGPAVFEPGHGVDVRPHPHIGLATVTFLWSGEIGHRDSLGSDQVIRAGDVNWMTAGRGISHSERTPTALREHAHPLHGMQTWVALPKSAEETAPAFYHHAAASLPQQRLDGVWLRVIAGRAYGEESPVTVFADTLNVALDLEADAELDLDARHAERSLYILEGDAQLDGVDIPARHLVLPEPGARGRLRAKTPLKAMLMGGEPLDGPRHLWWNFVSSSVERIEQAKQDWREGRFGTIPGDDQEFIPLPEPGR
- a CDS encoding XVIPCD domain-containing protein, coding for MNQNELSPSDPSTSFSDAVRGQQPQAVDRQLPPLLQDLYHTAAERRAGGAETFAALPDGWTRMDDAALQRAGIDPSLQHDAKSGFDAAFYRNPQGNVVLGFCGTDELKDWKHNIGQGLGFSDAQYASAIQLGSQAKQAFGDNLLISGHSLGGGLAAASSMVNDVPAVTFNAAGVNNKTLEREGLDADAAKAYAADGLIRGYHVKNELLTYLQEDNLLTRGLMPDAAGHQIQLPEPDPLSFGQRLVPGMMLKHRLDLHGIDSVMKAEDLQAQSQGQAQSAGLSTGSRLFNDAVVQLDGQRDRLGLHDDAAFLNTAASVAARAGQDGLQRIDQVLPSRDGDRLFAVQGQPENPAHLRSQVQTAAAAHEPSQANVGQLQQQNLQAPPQQQEERQRSVAMQ
- a CDS encoding DUF819 domain-containing protein, which produces MPSTPLITNDIVIFGLIAATLGAVFWTAARPSGFWKRFYGFVPALLLCYLIPGIYNTVGLIDGQHNSLYNPVARDVLLPAALVLLTLTVDLKGILRLGPKLVAMYLGASFSIMLGAVVAFQIMKWLHPVTVAGDTWAGMAALAGSWIGGGANMLAMREVFQVDATTFGQFAVVDVGVGYVWMALLIFLAQRAPAIDARTGADTRGIDDLKQRIAHFQAQHERVASLTDLMLIVGVAFGAVGLAHAIATPTAAWFDANVSWAKQFSLGSPFVWVVVLATTFGLLLSFTRARTLEGAGASRIGTLLLYFLIACIGMQMDLLALFDRPWIFALGLIWLIVHVLLLLALGKLLRVPFFYFAIGSQSNVGGPASAPVVAAAFHPALAPVGVLLGTMGYATGTYLAYVVGIVLRAMAGAG
- a CDS encoding ankyrin repeat domain-containing protein, whose product is MRTPVPALIALATSLFFSVSCAAQSGAKEHSAMSASLQDHSVAFRDPALADIAAAIARGDAARIAALAPSTDLSAHGDQNVTLLEWAIWNEQPRALAALLDAGADPSLPGMDQETVVHMAAMAKDPQYLQILLQHGAPVDPVSARANWTPLFRAVQSKRDAQIEMLLKAGADPKRVDATGNSLLHLAAQSSAGNPWVPKLLQAGVDPSLRNAQGKTFQAYFFNTPERLLNANAQQVRNDVRAWLSAHAIPLEASR
- a CDS encoding carbon starvation CstA family protein, whose amino-acid sequence is MKGFSKLAWAALAILAAFCLGTIALRRGEHINALWIVVAAVSIYLIAYRFYSLFIADKVMQLDPTRATPAVLNNDGLDYVPTNKHVLFGHHFAAIAGAGPLVGPVLAAQMGYLPGLLWLVVGVVVAGAVQDFMVLFLSSRRNGRSLGDLVREEMGQVPGTIALFGAFLIMIIILAVLAMVVVKALAESPWGMFTVIATMPIAILMGVYMRYIRPGKIGEISVVGLILLLAAIWFGGKVAADPTWGPAFTFTGTQITWMLIGYGFVASVLPVWLLLAPRDYLSTFLKIGTIIALAIGILVVMPELKMPALTQFAASGDGPVWKGGLFPFLFITIACGAVSGFHALISSGTTPKLLANESHMRYIGYGGMLMESFVAVMALVAASIIDPGVYFAMNSPAAVIGADVAAAAHHISTTWGFAITPEQLTATAAAIGEPTILHRAGGAPTLAVGIAQILHQAIPNSSDAMMAFWYHFAILFEALFILTAVDAGTRAGRFMLQDLLGNFIPALKKTESWTANIIGTAGCVALWGYLLYTGVVDPFGGIQTLWPLFGISNQMLAGIALMLGTVVLFKMKRDRYAWVTAVPAVWLLICTTYAGLIKIFDANPSQGFLAQAHKFQDAIASGTVTAPAKSVAQMQQIVTNAYVNTGLTVLFLCVVFAVLVYAIKTILVARRTPQRSDRETAYVALQPHQMADL
- a CDS encoding SHOCT domain-containing protein, translated to MGGFSIWHWLVLMVMLGIPLLIGVVVWMAIRAQRRRPAAVAAPPLPPAASVEQRLRALEQLKAQGLIDAAEYARRREQILAAL